One genomic segment of Paenibacillus xylanexedens includes these proteins:
- a CDS encoding TetR/AcrR family transcriptional regulator has translation MKMIDKKVDLRVTRTHKLLTMALLDLLCEKGQLFSNITINEICDKAMVHRTTFYKHFKDKFALLSSTLTWVLRDYLHMNVEDRLQQPLQSVSKILFGNVLETIVQNQQKDEGFNNFFIHYIGEIFRRDFLELKRRGKHFSLPIELVAEFHSGVIRLLVTWWIQHFDENVTAEQMDEYYYQLVNENIMLE, from the coding sequence ATGAAAATGATTGATAAAAAGGTGGATTTGAGAGTTACCCGAACTCATAAATTGTTAACGATGGCGCTTCTCGATCTGTTATGTGAGAAAGGCCAGCTATTCAGCAACATCACAATTAATGAAATATGTGACAAAGCTATGGTCCACCGAACAACGTTTTATAAACATTTCAAGGATAAATTTGCTCTACTGTCCTCCACCCTAACTTGGGTCCTTCGGGATTATTTACACATGAATGTAGAAGATCGGTTACAGCAGCCTTTGCAAAGCGTATCTAAAATTCTGTTCGGAAATGTACTGGAGACTATCGTGCAGAACCAGCAGAAGGATGAGGGGTTTAACAACTTTTTCATACATTATATCGGAGAGATATTCAGACGAGATTTTCTGGAATTGAAGAGAAGAGGTAAACATTTTTCACTTCCCATTGAACTGGTAGCCGAGTTTCACTCGGGGGTGATTCGTTTACTTGTGACATGGTGGATACAACATTTCGATGAAAATGTTACGGCAGAACAGATGGATGAATATTACTACCAACTGGTTAACGAGAACATCATGTTGGAATAA